The following DNA comes from Blastocatellia bacterium.
CGTTAGACGCCTATCGCCCGCCCTTGACCAATGATTTGACGACCTGTACTGTTAATCTGTACACATCAAAACAAGTAGGTGAGTGATGGCAATTCAAACGACATACACAAAGGCCAGAGCTAATTTCGCTAAACTATGCAACGAGGTCGCGGAAAACAGAGAGATTGTTATCATCAACCGCCGAGGCAATGAGGATGTGGCCTTAGTGGCTGCTGATGAACTATCCAGCCTGATCGAAACGGCCCACCTGCTCAGGTCGCCTAAGAATGCGCAGCGGCTACTATCCGCATTGAAGCGAGCCAGGTCAAGAAAGCTAAAACCTCGCAGGGTGGCCCAGCTTCGTCGGGAGGTAGGACTTGGCGAAGAAGGGTAAAGGCCGGGATAAAAAGCAAGAGCGAGATGCGGTCTTTCATC
Coding sequences within:
- a CDS encoding type II toxin-antitoxin system prevent-host-death family antitoxin; the encoded protein is MAIQTTYTKARANFAKLCNEVAENREIVIINRRGNEDVALVAADELSSLIETAHLLRSPKNAQRLLSALKRARSRKLKPRRVAQLRREVGLGEEG